A single window of Synechococcus sp. CBW1004 DNA harbors:
- a CDS encoding glutathione S-transferase family protein, which produces MPDLPLTWSELESHASPEPDRSVGPTNPQADLRLFDHPEGAVRVTLFRDHHAWCPYCQKVWLWLEERRIPHRIRKVTMFCYGEKEAWYQRLVPSGMLPAVELDGRLITESDRILESLEAAFGCLGPGMREPEVLPLRRLERQLFQAWCQWLCYPHSPRSAAASAQFCRVAEAMEQALLAQGGPFLMGSELSTADLVFVPYVERMNASLAYYKGYLLRQRHPALHRWFSALEQRSTYLGTQSDFHTHAHDLPPQMGGCFPNGLPEQQRLAARIDQGPWPIGETLVLDPETSQHEPEDASAVALARVLKHRRTLVSRYKLPGDLFDQALRAALTHLVRVLDIPPPAGSATALRALRDRISVPRDMPLHAARRLRQALERTATLDPLDPTGQGPALPLQHRRDQDPAPFLRAAAQSRSAVL; this is translated from the coding sequence GTGCCTGACCTGCCCCTGACCTGGTCGGAACTGGAGTCGCATGCTTCTCCGGAGCCTGATCGCTCGGTCGGCCCCACCAACCCCCAGGCCGACCTGCGCCTGTTCGATCATCCCGAGGGCGCGGTGAGGGTCACCCTGTTCCGCGATCACCATGCCTGGTGTCCCTACTGCCAGAAGGTCTGGCTGTGGCTTGAGGAACGGCGGATTCCCCATCGGATCCGCAAGGTCACGATGTTCTGCTACGGCGAGAAGGAGGCCTGGTATCAACGCCTGGTGCCCTCCGGCATGCTGCCGGCCGTTGAGCTGGACGGTCGCCTGATCACCGAGAGCGACCGCATCCTGGAGAGCCTTGAGGCGGCCTTCGGCTGCCTGGGTCCGGGGATGCGCGAGCCTGAGGTGTTGCCGCTCAGGCGCCTGGAACGTCAACTGTTCCAGGCCTGGTGCCAATGGCTCTGCTATCCACACAGCCCCCGGAGTGCCGCCGCGTCGGCTCAGTTCTGTCGCGTGGCCGAGGCGATGGAGCAGGCTCTGCTCGCCCAGGGAGGCCCTTTCCTGATGGGATCCGAACTCAGCACGGCGGATCTGGTGTTCGTGCCCTACGTGGAGCGGATGAACGCCTCGCTTGCCTACTACAAGGGCTACCTCCTGCGACAGCGGCATCCGGCCCTTCATCGCTGGTTCTCTGCCCTCGAACAGAGGTCCACCTACCTCGGCACCCAGAGCGATTTCCACACCCATGCCCATGACCTGCCTCCACAGATGGGGGGCTGCTTCCCCAACGGTCTGCCGGAGCAGCAGCGCCTGGCCGCTCGGATCGATCAGGGCCCCTGGCCCATTGGAGAAACACTGGTGCTCGATCCGGAAACGTCTCAGCACGAACCTGAGGACGCCTCAGCCGTGGCTCTGGCCAGGGTGCTGAAACACCGTCGCACGCTGGTATCCCGATACAAGCTGCCCGGAGATCTGTTCGATCAGGCGCTGCGCGCTGCCCTCACCCACCTGGTCCGTGTCCTGGACATCCCGCCGCCGGCTGGCTCCGCCACGGCCCTGCGCGCTCTGCGCGACCGCATCTCGGTGCCGCGCGACATGCCACTGCATGCGGCCCGCCGACTGCGACAGGCTCTGGAACGGACAGCCACCCTCGATCCCCTCGACCCCACCGGGCAGGGGCCCGCGCTTCCCCTTCAGCATCGCCGCGATCAGGATCCCGCGCCGTTCCTGAGGGCCGCCGCCCAGTCGAGAAGCGCCGTGCTCTGA
- a CDS encoding P-II family nitrogen regulator produces MKMITALVRPSKVDAVKSALVAIEVIGMTVTDSRGFGRQKGQVERYRGTEFTVEFLPKSKILVTVPDHKVSQTVEAIANAARTGEIGDGKIFVTPVEQVYRIRTGEGGEAAL; encoded by the coding sequence ATGAAGATGATCACAGCCCTGGTGCGTCCCTCCAAGGTGGATGCCGTCAAGTCAGCTCTCGTGGCGATCGAGGTGATCGGCATGACCGTGACGGATTCCCGAGGCTTCGGCCGCCAGAAGGGACAGGTGGAGCGCTATCGCGGTACGGAGTTCACCGTCGAATTCCTGCCCAAGAGCAAGATCCTGGTCACCGTGCCTGATCACAAGGTCAGTCAGACGGTCGAGGCCATCGCCAATGCCGCCCGCACCGGTGAGATCGGTGACGGCAAGATCTTCGTCACCCCGGTGGAACAGGTGTATCGCATCCGCACCGGTGAAGGCGGCGAAGCCGCTCTCTGA
- the hemN gene encoding oxygen-independent coproporphyrinogen III oxidase, with protein MTLAQGSPRSASRCCEPPLTPTAAPHAGPSTEVDRALELLLRHDRPVPRYTSYPTAAAFSEAVGPADLTRQLQQPGEDPLSLYVHVPFCRHACWYCGCNRVTTQAGSRAVSPYLEALERELELIERQGGTRRPLAQLHWGGGTPNYLNNDEIGRLWDLVASRFELQSDLEASIEVNPELLDRDAVLHLRRLGFRRISFGIQDADPLVQRAVNRVVPVDQLRRAMAWMREADFQSVNVDLICGLPLQTPARFRTTLELVRELRPDRISLFSFAYLPDQLPMQRRINATDLPSQRQRLAMLEEAHRLLTAQGWEAIGMDHYALADDSLAVAARQGRLHRNFQGYTTGGELDLLGIGPTAISMFANLYCQNQRNLRAWSRALEQGELPVERGLTVQDPDVIERRELIREVMCHFRVELDLDRFQQEWSDLQSLAADGLVCFQRNGHRGQVDVTTSGRWLIRTVAAVFDPTQRRRASGSRLI; from the coding sequence ATGACCCTCGCCCAGGGCTCCCCCAGGTCCGCGTCACGATGCTGCGAGCCGCCATTGACGCCCACAGCGGCTCCGCACGCCGGGCCGTCCACAGAGGTCGATCGCGCCCTGGAGCTGTTGCTCAGGCACGACCGGCCGGTCCCCCGCTACACCAGCTATCCGACCGCCGCCGCCTTCAGCGAGGCCGTCGGCCCTGCGGATCTGACACGGCAGCTGCAGCAACCGGGCGAGGACCCACTGTCGCTCTATGTGCATGTGCCCTTCTGCCGGCACGCCTGCTGGTACTGCGGCTGCAACCGGGTGACCACCCAGGCCGGCTCGCGGGCGGTGAGCCCCTATCTCGAAGCTCTCGAACGGGAGCTGGAGCTGATCGAGCGGCAGGGGGGCACGCGGCGGCCCCTGGCCCAGCTCCACTGGGGAGGTGGCACCCCCAACTATCTGAACAACGACGAAATCGGGCGGCTGTGGGACCTGGTGGCCAGCCGTTTCGAGCTGCAGTCCGACCTGGAGGCCTCGATCGAGGTCAACCCCGAACTGCTCGACCGGGATGCGGTGCTGCACCTGCGCCGTCTCGGTTTCCGCCGCATCAGCTTCGGGATCCAGGACGCCGACCCGCTCGTGCAGCGCGCCGTGAACCGTGTGGTGCCGGTGGATCAGCTGCGGCGGGCCATGGCCTGGATGCGCGAAGCCGACTTTCAGAGCGTCAACGTCGACCTGATCTGTGGCCTGCCCCTGCAGACGCCGGCACGCTTCCGCACCACGTTGGAGCTGGTGCGTGAACTGCGTCCGGACCGGATCTCCCTGTTCTCCTTTGCCTATCTGCCTGATCAACTGCCGATGCAGCGCAGGATCAACGCCACCGATCTCCCCAGCCAGCGACAGCGGCTGGCCATGCTGGAAGAAGCCCATCGCCTGCTCACCGCCCAGGGTTGGGAGGCGATCGGGATGGATCACTACGCCCTCGCCGACGACAGCCTCGCGGTGGCGGCCCGGCAGGGTCGGCTGCACCGGAACTTCCAGGGCTACACCACCGGCGGTGAACTGGATCTTCTTGGCATCGGGCCGACGGCGATCAGCATGTTTGCCAACCTCTACTGCCAGAACCAGCGCAATCTGCGCGCCTGGAGCCGTGCGCTCGAGCAGGGGGAGCTGCCGGTGGAGCGGGGCCTGACGGTGCAGGATCCCGACGTGATCGAACGACGCGAACTGATCCGCGAGGTGATGTGCCATTTCCGGGTGGAGCTCGATCTGGATCGCTTTCAGCAGGAATGGAGCGATCTGCAGTCGCTCGCCGCAGATGGCCTCGTCTGCTTCCAGCGCAACGGCCATCGAGGCCAGGTGGATGTCACCACCAGCGGTCGCTGGCTGATCCGCACAGTGGCCGCGGTCTTTGATCCGACCCAGCGGCGCCGGGCCAGCGGGTCGCGCCTCATCTGA
- a CDS encoding biliverdin-producing heme oxygenase, with product MVSAPLAPPLEASISDHATADDARQRRGFGPRIRRLHGRIGRAHHQAEGMTFSRSLLTGEATPLQLAALVRALEPAYGFLEEHAPLVAAQLGADALPWQQLSRRAALERDVASLAALPATPASPAARAWLERLQELAERSPHRLMAHVYVRYGGDLSGGQQLAEQANQILAADALPALWFWHFEQPIAALKAALHDGFEALTLTDAQEQELLEESEAAFLLTQRLLAELAELQGTAAPSAA from the coding sequence ATGGTCTCCGCCCCCCTGGCGCCTCCCCTGGAGGCCTCGATCTCCGATCACGCCACCGCCGACGATGCGCGACAGCGCCGTGGTTTCGGTCCCCGGATCCGGCGATTGCACGGGCGCATCGGCAGAGCGCACCACCAGGCTGAAGGGATGACCTTTTCCCGTTCCCTGCTCACCGGGGAGGCCACTCCGCTGCAGCTGGCCGCGCTGGTCCGTGCCCTGGAGCCGGCCTACGGCTTTCTGGAGGAGCATGCGCCCTTGGTGGCGGCCCAGCTGGGCGCCGATGCCCTCCCCTGGCAGCAGCTCAGTCGCCGTGCCGCTCTGGAGCGGGATGTCGCCAGCCTGGCCGCCCTACCCGCCACACCCGCCTCGCCTGCGGCGAGGGCCTGGCTGGAGCGGCTGCAGGAACTGGCCGAGCGCTCTCCCCATCGCCTGATGGCCCATGTCTATGTGCGCTACGGCGGCGACCTCTCCGGCGGTCAGCAGCTGGCCGAGCAGGCAAATCAGATCCTGGCGGCCGACGCACTGCCGGCGCTGTGGTTCTGGCACTTCGAGCAGCCCATCGCTGCGCTCAAGGCCGCGCTGCATGACGGCTTCGAAGCCCTGACCCTCACCGATGCCCAGGAGCAGGAACTGCTCGAGGAGAGCGAGGCGGCTTTCCTGCTCACCCAGCGGCTGCTGGCGGAGCTCGCAGAGCTGCAGGGCACGGCGGCTCCATCCGCGGCCTGA
- a CDS encoding peroxiredoxin-like family protein: protein MQAPASLLQRLEAHSGMGPGRRRLVVLFPQLGDFDSLEYGQALAAALPHLEASSIALLAIGIGDEAGAERFCQHTGFPRARLEVDAEPDLHRQLGLYEGVRTPLGPWPGLLLMCAGIGSPGTLAEVLRGYTGDRTAPQRLQAPLFALAGGEGFQRPFELATVRLRNMIEVLGHWRTYVPDDAHLTQRGGTFLLDADDAILYSHRDAGILGFSATMARPLSFLDPYLASGA from the coding sequence ATGCAAGCCCCCGCTTCCCTGCTGCAACGGCTCGAAGCCCATTCCGGGATGGGTCCCGGGCGCCGTCGCCTTGTGGTGCTCTTCCCCCAGCTGGGCGACTTCGACAGCCTGGAGTACGGACAGGCCCTGGCGGCGGCCCTGCCGCATCTGGAGGCTTCCAGCATCGCCTTGCTGGCCATCGGCATCGGCGATGAGGCCGGCGCCGAGCGCTTCTGCCAGCACACCGGTTTCCCGCGCGCCCGGCTGGAGGTCGATGCCGAGCCAGACCTGCACCGCCAGCTGGGGCTCTATGAAGGAGTGCGCACTCCCCTGGGGCCCTGGCCGGGCCTTCTGCTGATGTGTGCCGGCATCGGTTCGCCCGGTACCCTCGCCGAGGTGCTGCGCGGCTACACCGGCGATCGCACCGCTCCCCAGCGCCTGCAGGCTCCCCTCTTCGCCCTGGCCGGCGGGGAGGGCTTCCAGCGACCGTTCGAGCTGGCGACAGTGCGATTGCGCAACATGATCGAAGTGCTCGGTCACTGGCGCACCTACGTGCCCGATGACGCCCACCTCACCCAGCGGGGCGGCACCTTCCTGCTCGACGCGGACGACGCGATTCTCTACAGCCATCGCGATGCCGGCATCCTCGGCTTCTCCGCCACCATGGCGCGGCCGCTGAGCTTCCTGGATCCTTACCTGGCCTCCGGAGCCTGA
- a CDS encoding DUF1499 domain-containing protein yields MIPTLQHFALMISLALFHLVGPVPADLGVHGGALSPCPSRAHCARVDWRVADPEATLAALRPVIAAMPRTELVEESSGYLHATSSSALFGFVDDLELYADPAHGLLQARSVSRLGDSDLGVNAQRLASLEAALPD; encoded by the coding sequence ATGATCCCGACGCTGCAACACTTCGCTCTGATGATCAGCCTGGCGCTGTTCCATCTGGTCGGTCCCGTGCCAGCGGATCTGGGCGTGCATGGCGGGGCGCTCTCCCCCTGCCCATCCAGGGCCCACTGCGCCCGCGTCGACTGGCGCGTCGCCGATCCTGAGGCAACCCTCGCGGCGCTGCGGCCAGTGATCGCAGCGATGCCTCGCACCGAACTGGTGGAGGAGTCCTCCGGCTATCTGCACGCCACCAGCAGCAGCGCCCTGTTCGGCTTCGTCGACGATCTCGAGCTGTATGCCGATCCGGCCCATGGCCTGCTGCAGGCCCGCTCGGTCTCCCGTCTCGGCGACTCGGATCTGGGGGTGAACGCCCAGCGGCTGGCGTCCCTGGAGGCTGCGCTGCCCGATTGA
- a CDS encoding DUF6439 family protein has product MVPRRSVVVTAAPTAPSSSHRWPDQALPLTQQLHRSLSINERDWHALKSQRPRRAAEQLSAALVQLLSRDTPTNAAAGEARREAIALVENALGWLKAEISDPGCPSHGR; this is encoded by the coding sequence ATGGTCCCCCGTCGAAGCGTCGTCGTGACTGCTGCGCCCACCGCCCCGTCCAGCTCGCACCGTTGGCCAGACCAGGCCCTGCCTCTGACCCAGCAGCTGCATCGGAGCCTCAGCATCAACGAGCGGGACTGGCACGCGCTCAAAAGCCAGCGTCCCCGTCGTGCCGCCGAGCAGCTCTCAGCCGCCCTGGTGCAGCTGTTGTCCCGTGACACCCCCACCAATGCCGCCGCCGGGGAGGCGCGCCGGGAGGCGATCGCCCTGGTGGAAAACGCGCTGGGCTGGCTGAAGGCTGAGATCAGCGATCCGGGTTGTCCGAGCCACGGCCGTTGA
- a CDS encoding ATP-binding protein, which produces MALRWADFITPSTLQLAPLLEILLEPVDCAVRQAELQLGLQEALVNAVRHGNGCDPLKCLRVRQIITPNWLIWQVQDEGPGVPRDSRVHALPEAPDAICGRGLFLIHHCFDDVRWSRRGNRLQLAARRPLRRLRLINGRGSDNPDR; this is translated from the coding sequence ATGGCTCTGCGTTGGGCTGATTTCATCACTCCATCGACGCTGCAGCTTGCTCCCCTGCTGGAGATCCTGCTCGAGCCCGTGGACTGTGCCGTGCGTCAGGCGGAACTGCAGCTCGGCCTGCAGGAGGCCCTGGTCAATGCCGTGCGTCACGGCAATGGTTGCGACCCCCTGAAATGCCTGCGGGTGCGCCAGATCATCACCCCCAACTGGCTGATCTGGCAGGTGCAGGATGAGGGCCCGGGGGTGCCGCGCGATTCAAGGGTCCACGCCCTTCCGGAAGCGCCGGATGCGATCTGCGGCCGTGGGCTGTTCCTGATCCATCACTGCTTCGACGATGTGCGCTGGAGCCGCCGCGGCAACCGGCTGCAGCTGGCGGCACGGCGGCCCCTGCGGCGGCTGCGGCTGATCAACGGCCGTGGCTCGGACAACCCGGATCGCTGA
- a CDS encoding GUN4 domain-containing protein, giving the protein MLSGPPVTRTARADQLLERFLGGSSRQRRSLLPQLEDRRDELLPLLPAALDRLDATGEDWAAGTLIHWLLSAEDASLRQAFLDRHPDGWLAVGSAAAIDHAPLQRHLMVQEFEQADRLTSEILRQLAGPDAVKRGYVFYSEVAGMPSVDLESLDRLWIVYSQGRFGFSVQGRLLRACGGQWERLWPRLGWKTDGRWTRYPGSFTWSLAAPDGHMPLVNQLRGVRLMDALLQHPALASRIAAAVESPS; this is encoded by the coding sequence ATGCTTTCCGGACCTCCGGTCACCCGCACCGCCCGCGCCGATCAGCTGCTGGAGCGCTTCCTGGGCGGCTCCTCGCGCCAGCGTCGCAGCCTGCTGCCGCAGCTCGAAGACCGACGGGACGAACTGCTGCCGCTGCTGCCCGCCGCCCTGGACCGGCTGGACGCCACCGGCGAGGACTGGGCGGCCGGCACGCTGATCCATTGGTTGCTCAGCGCTGAGGACGCGTCTCTGCGACAGGCGTTCCTGGATCGCCATCCGGACGGCTGGCTGGCGGTGGGCAGTGCCGCGGCCATCGACCACGCCCCCCTGCAGCGCCATCTGATGGTGCAGGAGTTCGAGCAGGCCGACCGGCTCACCAGTGAGATCCTGCGTCAGCTGGCCGGACCGGATGCCGTGAAGCGCGGTTACGTCTTCTACAGCGAAGTGGCAGGGATGCCCTCGGTGGATCTGGAGTCGCTCGATCGCCTCTGGATCGTCTATTCCCAGGGTCGGTTCGGGTTCTCGGTGCAGGGGAGACTGCTGCGAGCCTGCGGTGGCCAGTGGGAGCGGCTCTGGCCGCGCCTCGGCTGGAAAACGGATGGCCGCTGGACCCGCTACCCAGGCTCGTTCACCTGGTCGCTCGCGGCCCCGGATGGGCACATGCCGCTGGTGAACCAGCTGCGCGGTGTCCGCCTGATGGATGCCCTGCTCCAGCACCCTGCCCTGGCCAGCCGGATTGCCGCCGCGGTGGAGTCTCCCTCCTGA
- the psb28 gene encoding photosystem II reaction center protein Psb28 — protein MGAAIQFFRGVDEPVVPDIRLTRSRDGRTGQAIFVFEDPEALAPETMGDITGMFMVDEEGEMVTRKVDARFVNGKASALEATYTWKTTADFERFMRFAQRYAESHELGFSGQGEEEGAGDEA, from the coding sequence ATGGGCGCCGCCATTCAGTTCTTCCGTGGGGTGGACGAGCCCGTGGTGCCCGATATCCGCCTCACCCGCTCCCGCGACGGCCGCACCGGCCAGGCGATCTTCGTGTTCGAGGACCCCGAGGCCCTGGCGCCGGAGACCATGGGCGACATCACCGGCATGTTCATGGTCGATGAAGAGGGAGAAATGGTGACCCGCAAGGTCGACGCCCGTTTCGTCAACGGCAAGGCCAGCGCCCTCGAGGCCACCTACACCTGGAAGACCACCGCTGACTTCGAGCGGTTCATGCGCTTCGCCCAGCGCTATGCCGAAAGCCACGAGCTGGGCTTCTCGGGACAGGGCGAGGAAGAGGGGGCCGGGGACGAGGCTTGA
- a CDS encoding AI-2E family transporter, whose product MKFGDWLGLLGLTASLALLWSLRGGVILVFAAVVLAMALCTLVGAVRQRLGCGRPPALLLSLLAVLLVVLVALTTILPPFFGQFAQLLQKLPESADRLVELVQTAMTSVSRMLYGSQEAGLGWLRQNLTPGPEARGALASSLSGGLLRLLGLAGNLGAGLLQTLFVVAVALMIAVQPQAYREVAVLLVPSFYRRRFRQVLLQCGEALSAWMVGVLISSLCVGILAAIGLSLLGVKLVAANAVLAGVLNIIPNIGPTLSTLFPMSVALLQDPWKALAVLVLYIIVQNLESYLITPSVMHHQVALLPGLTLTAQLLFTLVFGPLGLLLALPLAVCLQVIVREVLIHDVLDGWKRRPRLERLGP is encoded by the coding sequence TTGAAGTTCGGCGACTGGCTCGGTCTGCTCGGCCTCACGGCGTCTCTGGCGCTGCTCTGGAGTCTCCGCGGGGGCGTCATCCTGGTCTTCGCCGCCGTGGTGCTGGCGATGGCGCTCTGCACGTTGGTGGGTGCCGTCCGCCAGCGCCTCGGCTGCGGCCGTCCCCCGGCACTCCTTCTCAGTCTGCTGGCGGTGCTGCTGGTGGTGCTGGTGGCTCTGACGACGATCCTGCCCCCCTTCTTCGGGCAGTTCGCCCAGCTGCTCCAGAAGCTCCCGGAGTCGGCTGACCGTCTGGTCGAGCTGGTGCAGACGGCGATGACGAGCGTCTCGCGCATGCTCTACGGCAGCCAGGAGGCCGGACTGGGCTGGCTGAGGCAGAACCTCACTCCCGGTCCGGAGGCCCGGGGAGCGCTGGCAAGCAGCCTCAGCGGCGGCCTGCTGCGGCTGCTCGGTCTGGCTGGAAATCTGGGCGCCGGCCTGCTGCAGACGCTGTTCGTGGTGGCGGTGGCCCTGATGATCGCGGTCCAGCCGCAGGCCTACCGCGAGGTGGCCGTCCTGCTGGTGCCCTCCTTCTATCGCCGCCGCTTCCGACAGGTCCTGCTCCAATGCGGTGAGGCGCTCAGCGCCTGGATGGTGGGAGTGCTGATCAGTTCGCTCTGCGTCGGGATCCTGGCGGCGATCGGCCTCTCGCTGCTCGGAGTCAAGCTGGTGGCGGCCAACGCCGTCCTGGCGGGTGTTCTCAACATCATTCCCAACATCGGCCCCACGCTGAGCACGCTGTTCCCGATGTCGGTGGCGCTGCTTCAGGACCCCTGGAAAGCCCTGGCTGTCCTGGTTCTCTACATCATTGTCCAGAACCTTGAGAGCTATCTGATCACCCCGTCGGTGATGCATCACCAGGTGGCGCTGCTGCCCGGTCTGACCCTGACCGCTCAGTTGCTGTTCACCCTGGTGTTCGGTCCGCTCGGTCTGCTGCTGGCACTGCCGCTCGCAGTCTGTCTGCAGGTGATCGTGCGGGAGGTGCTGATCCACGACGTGCTGGACGGCTGGAAACGACGGCCTCGCCTGGAGCGCCTCGGACCATGA
- a CDS encoding AI-2E family transporter yields the protein MNARTLLGALALVILVLLVWELRWVLLVLFGAVVLAVALDVPISALRRLSPLNRPAALLLVLVGLLLLGWGLFTLLLPEVIQQVEQLFSLLPTLSRRLAELTDRIPWLPDLEHQLFQSNNLERLQPLGGQLLGVAGGAANTTIQLLLMALLAVLMALDPRSHTRLVVAITPAFYRSRMRQLLQECREALGGWLAGMTLSAVVVFLTTWAGLALLRVPLALLSGLICGLLTFVPTIGPTAATLVPLSVALLVSPAKVLQVLVLRLVLQNGEAFLLTPLLLNRAVNLLPTVALMSQLCLGALLGLPGVLLALPLVVVLQVLCQQVLVNDIMDHWDRQGEF from the coding sequence ATGAACGCCCGCACCCTGCTCGGGGCCCTCGCCCTGGTCATCCTCGTCCTGCTGGTGTGGGAGCTGAGATGGGTGCTCCTGGTCCTGTTCGGCGCCGTGGTGCTTGCGGTCGCCCTCGATGTACCGATCAGCGCCCTGCGACGCCTGTCGCCCCTCAACCGTCCTGCGGCGCTGCTGCTTGTTCTGGTCGGTCTTCTGCTGCTGGGCTGGGGTCTGTTCACCCTGCTGCTGCCTGAAGTGATTCAGCAGGTGGAGCAGCTGTTCAGCCTGCTTCCCACGCTCAGCCGTCGCCTGGCGGAACTCACCGATCGCATCCCCTGGTTGCCGGATCTCGAGCACCAGCTGTTCCAGTCCAACAATCTCGAGCGGCTGCAGCCCCTGGGGGGGCAGCTTCTGGGTGTGGCCGGAGGAGCCGCGAACACCACGATCCAGCTGCTGTTGATGGCCCTGCTGGCTGTGCTGATGGCGCTTGATCCCCGCAGCCACACCCGCCTGGTGGTGGCGATCACCCCCGCCTTCTATCGCTCCCGCATGCGACAGCTGCTGCAGGAGTGCCGTGAGGCGCTCGGGGGCTGGTTGGCCGGCATGACCCTCTCGGCGGTGGTGGTCTTCCTGACCACCTGGGCCGGCCTGGCCTTGCTGCGTGTCCCTCTGGCTCTGCTCAGCGGTCTGATCTGCGGACTGCTCACCTTCGTTCCGACGATCGGTCCGACCGCCGCCACCCTGGTGCCGCTGTCGGTGGCTCTGCTGGTCTCTCCCGCAAAGGTGCTCCAGGTGCTGGTGCTTCGGTTGGTCCTGCAGAACGGCGAAGCCTTCCTGCTGACGCCCTTGCTGCTCAATCGCGCCGTCAATCTCCTGCCCACGGTGGCCCTGATGTCCCAGCTGTGCCTCGGGGCACTGCTCGGTCTGCCGGGTGTGCTTCTGGCGCTGCCGCTGGTGGTGGTGCTGCAGGTCCTGTGCCAGCAGGTTCTGGTGAACGACATCATGGATCACTGGGACCGTCAGGGAGAGTTCTGA
- the secF gene encoding protein translocase subunit SecF: MATLASLLDLRVNRRRRLLWAISGIALLLSLFGMALSWRSPEIGLPLRPGLDFTGGTQIELSRRCDDSCPPLTVSALEAGVRSISLPAEAGESPPDLRGVSGQILDDGELVLLRLPTLSAAQGQALVDQIRPLVGEIEPGGLSVDTIGPTLGAQLLRSSLISLLVSFVGIALYITFRYDRIFALLALVCLGHDVLITCGVFAWLGLLAGVEVNSLFAVALLTIAGYSVNDTVVIFDRIREKRAELKEQSLAEQADAAVSATLTRSVYTSLTTLLPLIALILFGGSTLFWFAVALSTGILVGAWSSIAVAPTLLPVLSRR, from the coding sequence ATGGCCACTCTCGCCTCACTCCTCGATCTGCGCGTCAATCGCCGCCGTCGCCTGCTCTGGGCGATCTCCGGAATTGCCCTGTTGCTGAGCCTCTTCGGCATGGCGCTGTCCTGGCGATCCCCGGAGATCGGCTTGCCGCTGCGGCCTGGCCTGGATTTCACCGGTGGCACCCAGATCGAACTCAGCCGCCGTTGCGACGACTCCTGTCCGCCGCTCACGGTGAGCGCGCTTGAGGCCGGAGTGCGCTCCATCTCCCTGCCTGCCGAAGCCGGTGAGAGTCCCCCTGATCTCCGGGGCGTCTCCGGCCAGATTCTCGATGACGGCGAGCTGGTGCTCCTGCGCCTTCCCACCCTCAGTGCCGCCCAGGGGCAGGCACTGGTCGATCAGATCCGGCCGCTGGTCGGGGAGATCGAGCCCGGTGGCCTGTCGGTCGACACGATCGGGCCCACGCTCGGGGCCCAGCTGTTGCGCAGCAGCCTGATTTCGCTGCTGGTCAGCTTCGTGGGCATCGCCCTGTACATCACCTTCCGCTACGACCGCATCTTCGCCCTGCTGGCCCTGGTCTGCCTCGGCCACGATGTGCTGATCACCTGTGGCGTGTTCGCCTGGCTGGGTCTTCTGGCCGGCGTCGAGGTCAACAGCCTGTTTGCCGTGGCCCTGCTGACGATCGCCGGCTATTCGGTCAACGACACGGTGGTGATCTTCGACCGGATCCGTGAAAAACGGGCCGAGCTCAAGGAGCAGAGCCTTGCTGAACAGGCGGATGCCGCCGTCAGTGCCACCCTCACCCGCTCCGTCTACACGAGCCTCACCACCCTGTTGCCGCTGATCGCCCTGATCCTCTTCGGGGGCAGCACCCTGTTCTGGTTTGCTGTGGCACTGAGCACCGGCATTCTGGTGGGGGCGTGGTCCAGCATCGCCGTGGCCCCGACCCTCCTGCCGGTGCTGTCCCGCCGATGA